TATGTCCGTGTATGCCTAAGGAAGAGATTTATGTATATCTTCATTTTTGGCAACCCGTGTGATTCGTGTGTCTATTATTTAATATGTTTGTCCGTCCTCCAACCTTGTAATTCTGATTCTTAGATGCTATAAGCGAATCTTTACGCCTTCATGTGGATGTAAGGATAAATTCATCTCAGATCTGGAAAAGTTGACCCTGGAATCCTATTCCTAAGAATAAGTGAACAAGAAGTTGATAGAAGAGTGTGGGTTGGAAAGCGAGGGTATCATGCCTTCTGCATCATTTTTCTTATGAAGCTTTTCCATGCAAATATGGAAGATATCAACCACAACAAGGCTTCGGTATGAATTGGGTAATATCACGAGATCATGCTGTTCAAGATCCAGTGATTTGAAAAGAGTAAATCCAGCTACATGTATGAAACACAATCTACAGATTTCACAACCTATACTTATCATCCAGTATGAAACATGGTTCGGCATATACTATGATGCTAAGGTTTTGTCTGTCTTGTGAGCTACAATAAGCCAGATGAGAGTGATCAACTCTCCACCTCGCCGAAGTTGGTCCGCGTGGTGCGACAGTCGGCAGTTCTTGGTGGCGGAAAAGAGCATCTCCATCCAGAAACTGTCTATTATCTGCCATTTGTCTCCTCTCTTCCACAACAACTGGGCAAGTCTTTTTGAGTCGGATATCACGTCCCATTCCGATGTTATTCTCGCACCGGGATTTTCCCTCAAGCTTGATGAAGGGGGCCTTTCCACAGCAGTCAGAATGCTCCTGGCTAAatccttttctgtttttattaaAGCTCCATCTTTCAGGATTGACTCGATCTCACAGCAAGCATGAGCAAAGACGATATCTCCCGTGATGACCGATAACATGTAAGGATGAATAGCTAGAAGGTACATCATATAATCCGAAATCAAATTGCTTAGATAGGGAAAATCGGACGAGTCTTCGCTGCGATGGTAGCATATATTTGTTGCAATGTGCCATACGACAATGCACTTGTCAAACCCCTTTTCCACACTCCATCTCAGTTCATCTGTTTCGGTAAATCTATCCAAAGTCCAATCCACTCTTTGGCTGAACAGATATGAGCCCCTTATTTCGGATCTTTTCAATTCTTCCCACAATTTTACCTTTTCAGAAAAGCTGAAGTAAACGGGCCCCCCCATTCTATTAAGCCTCCAGTTCCTTTTGATGTATTCTTGAACGCCGAAACATTTCAAGAATTTGATGTACCTTGTCCAATCATCTTGAATACAGTAGGTAAGCAGATTGAACTGATCCAGCTTGTTCGACCAACGTCGCCACCGCCGCGCAGATCTAGGTGCTAGGCTTCGTAAGAAAGGCAGCACAAGTGGCCATTTATGACGTTTAGCCATCTTTACGATCGCCCAATCTGAAAAGGGTAATAGTACGATCTGATACATTTCTATAAGGAAAGTGACTGTAAGAACAGAAAAGGTGAAGTTGGTATATGCCGAAACATTTCGAGGCAAAGTTCTTGCCAGAATTCTGAATGCACACAGCGTGacgaatagaaaaaagaaactcacgAACCGGACAATTAAACCCAGCTTGGTGTAAATTATCGGTGCCTTGGTGTAAAGCACATCGTACATGAATCCAAGCTCCATCTCTGTTACTATGAATTTATCTGCGGACGAGGACTGTTCGATCGAGAGATGGAGATCAGATACGTCGTCAGGATGATAAATCCAGTTTTCCAGGTGCGGTTTCAAGCAATGGAAGCGATAATAAGCCTTGACAAGCAACTTGAGATCGTGGGTTTCCTCCGGCAAGTCTCTCAAGAAATGAGGAATCTCTGGTGCACTTTCTTTCCCGGTAGTGCCGATGTTCCAGCCGAGAGCGAACTTGAGAGCCCATACACCTTCCGCATACTTGACTATGCCGGCCACGAACATTGGGAAGTACAAGAATACAAAGATGGAGTAACTCCAGCATCTGATAAGAACTCCAGTGACAACAGCCACTACAATGGCCATATTCAGAACCTGTCTCCAACCCAATCGGTTGTCCTCCATCGAGTAGGCCGTGATATTGTCCGGATACCCGAGCTGCAGCAGAAGTAAAGGGGCCAGGAATGCCTTGAGTTCGATGTTTGGATCGGGTTGAGCAGGATCGATGACTCGTAGTCCCGTGAGCTTGCCAAGAGAGTAAGGTATAACTTCTGTGGCAAACAAGTATGTGACCCAGAAAATCGTCCTCATCAATATGCCGGTGCGTCCAGTCATAGACCGTCGGCGGTTCCCAAAGAGGAGGACCGCTTGGAAGGAAATGCTTCCGATCACGAGCATTTGGATCCCCCATGCATCCCATAAGTTCATTAGATCCTCCCTCGCCACTAATGCGGGCTTGGGAATCCACTTGAAATAAGCCATTATATCCTGGGATTGTCCTACAAATGAGGAAACAGAGCTATTCTTTCTTGAGATCTATTACAACATCAAGATCATCGCTACTTTGTTGTTTGCACTGCCAGAGAGTCAGGTATGATTAGCTGTTTTTTCTCGGCAATTAGCGGTTTCTCTTATATGACTGCAATCACTCTGAGCTCACTTGGCAAAAACTTAGTCTAACATGATAATTTTGCAAAGTTTTTACCACAATTAGCAAACTCTTGTAGTCGATTTGGCTTAGACCTTTCAAACAAGTGGGTGGTGCCGGTTTTGAGTGGATTGAAAATGGGTTTGATTGAAATTTACTCATTTTGTTTATATTGACCTAGTTTTATGTAATACAATTTTAGCAATTCATAAACAAACCACACTCAACCAAACTCGAGCTCCAATCTTTAACAATTTCCCCCCTTAAATATGGAAAATAGCATACTGAAAAATATGATCGAGTTAAAAACAAGTTAAACGTGAAAAAAATCGGCAAATAAGAGATTACTGAAAAATTTGATACATTAAGCTACTAAAACACATCTCCTGTTATTTTGCTTGGTGTTAGAAACTTAATCTACTTTAACAGGAGAGATCGATGTATGACATTAACTTTTTTACTCCTATAAGCACTAAAAAGATCCAAAAATactcaaaaaatcagaaattactCGGATCCGTAAAGATTCGTAACATTAAGATGGACAACATGGAAATTTACCAATTACCAACAAAGGAAGAACAAGCTTGCTTCACTGAAATCTTTCATGTATAGCATAAATTCACTCATGAACTTCTCCTGATCTCCATAGTTGTGTCATTTCGTGTTTTAATTACTCTTTATGTATTGGTGTATATACTTCTTTTCCTTGTTAGATTGACGTCGCCATGAAAAAAGGCTCATACTAAccgaagaaaaaataataaaaaaaaaacgtctcaCAAAGATTACATGCACCCTTTGCATCATTCATTCATACGCGTCCGAGACTCTGAGACATAAACTTAAAGCAAATAACCAAAGAAGAAGTTGTATCGAAGTATATTTACTAATCTTCTTCGTATTTAGATGGATCGAAACCCATCAAGACCGATTAGATTAAACTTTAACCTTTTAAAACCCACTTTCACCCAATCTTTCAATATCTTAAACAGCCCAGACATTATGTAGTTGTAAAACTACGAGTTAAAAAATGG
This genomic interval from Rhodamnia argentea isolate NSW1041297 chromosome 4, ASM2092103v1, whole genome shotgun sequence contains the following:
- the LOC115744488 gene encoding uncharacterized protein LOC115744488, whose protein sequence is MAYFKWIPKPALVAREDLMNLWDAWGIQMLVIGSISFQAVLLFGNRRRSMTGRTGILMRTIFWVTYLFATEVIPYSLGKLTGLRVIDPAQPDPNIELKAFLAPLLLLQLGYPDNITAYSMEDNRLGWRQVLNMAIVVAVVTGVLIRCWSYSIFVFLYFPMFVAGIVKYAEGVWALKFALGWNIGTTGKESAPEIPHFLRDLPEETHDLKLLVKAYYRFHCLKPHLENWIYHPDDVSDLHLSIEQSSSADKFIVTEMELGFMYDVLYTKAPIIYTKLGLIVRFVSFFFLFVTLCAFRILARTLPRNVSAYTNFTFSVLTVTFLIEMYQIVLLPFSDWAIVKMAKRHKWPLVLPFLRSLAPRSARRWRRWSNKLDQFNLLTYCIQDDWTRYIKFLKCFGVQEYIKRNWRLNRMGGPVYFSFSEKVKLWEELKRSEIRGSYLFSQRVDWTLDRFTETDELRWSVEKGFDKCIVVWHIATNICYHRSEDSSDFPYLSNLISDYMMYLLAIHPYMLSVITGDIVFAHACCEIESILKDGALIKTEKDLARSILTAVERPPSSSLRENPGARITSEWDVISDSKRLAQLLWKRGDKWQIIDSFWMEMLFSATKNCRLSHHADQLRRGGELITLIWLIVAHKTDKTLAS